The Coffea arabica cultivar ET-39 chromosome 4e, Coffea Arabica ET-39 HiFi, whole genome shotgun sequence genome includes a window with the following:
- the LOC113742657 gene encoding uncharacterized protein has protein sequence MLVNVGSLLAKGKANFHVRLSGQAGITSQLIPVHITAFSVACWYVELTDMAAVASAAAPLVLKSCSPASKNPPPNAIRIAFANPNTCSTKISKTSAGLVRALESEREEANSDKDNPDDIAFLSQEDLNYLVKLGGGSVAGAAAIKYGSVVFPEITRPNIIEALALISFPVIAAVLLLIRQSRSQ, from the exons ATGTTGGTAAACGTTGGATCGCTATTAGCCAAGGGGAAAGCAAATTTCCACGTTAGGCTCTCAGGCCAAGCCGGAATCACATCACAGTTAATTCCTGTCCACATAACTGCTTTTTCTGTTGCCTGTTGGTACGTCGAGTTGACGGATATGGCAGCCGTGGCTTCTGCAGCCGCTCCACTAGTTCTAAAGAGTTGCTCCCCGGCTTCCAAAAACCCACCTCCAAATGCTATCAGAATTGCCTTTGCCAACCCAAATACATGCTCTACCAAAATTTCCAAGACCAGCGCCGGTCTGGTTCGAGCTTTAGAGTCTGAAAGGGAAGAAGCAAATTCCGACAAAGATAACCCTGATGACATTGCATTCTTGTCCCAG GAAGATTTGAACTACTTGGTTAAGCTGGGAGGTGGTTCTGTGGCGGGTGCGGCTGCAATAAAGTATGGAAGTGTTGTTTTTCCAGAGATAACAAGACCCAACATTATTGAGGCTCTTGCCCTAATTTCTTTCCCTGTCATTGCCGCAGTCTTGCTTTTGATCAGGCAAAGTCGTTCACAGTGA